Proteins encoded together in one Nocardioides marinisabuli window:
- a CDS encoding antibiotic biosynthesis monooxygenase, with product MHARSTTITGDPGAVDATVEFVRDEVMPMLTGMDGCVGMSLVADRDLGRIIATSSWRDLEALHASDQALGPMRAEGGKILGGSPHVEEWEVAVMHRDHPTAPGAWCRITWARPGDLDMLVGAWKEQMLPRIEAMPGFAGASLMTHEESRRACGTVAFDSRESMLETREDAARLREHAVIHLDTEILDLAEMSLEIAHLRVPELV from the coding sequence ATGCACGCACGATCCACGACCATCACCGGAGACCCGGGGGCCGTCGACGCCACCGTCGAGTTCGTCCGCGACGAGGTGATGCCGATGCTGACCGGGATGGACGGCTGCGTCGGGATGTCCCTGGTCGCCGACCGCGACCTGGGCAGGATCATCGCCACCAGCTCGTGGCGCGACCTCGAGGCCCTGCACGCCAGCGACCAGGCGCTGGGCCCGATGCGTGCCGAGGGCGGCAAGATCCTCGGCGGCAGCCCGCACGTGGAGGAGTGGGAGGTGGCGGTGATGCACCGCGACCACCCCACCGCGCCGGGGGCCTGGTGCCGCATCACCTGGGCCCGCCCCGGCGACCTCGACATGCTGGTCGGTGCCTGGAAGGAGCAGATGCTGCCGCGCATCGAGGCGATGCCGGGGTTCGCCGGCGCGAGCCTGATGACCCACGAGGAGTCCCGGCGGGCCTGCGGCACCGTCGCCTTCGACTCCCGCGAGTCGATGCTGGAGACCCGGGAGGACGCCGCCCGGCTGCGTGAGCACGCCGTGATCCACCTCGACACCGAGATCCTCGACCTGGCCGAGATGAGCCTGGAGATCGCCCACCTGCGGGTCCCCGAGCTGGTCTGA
- a CDS encoding YebC/PmpR family DNA-binding transcriptional regulator, with amino-acid sequence MSGHSKWATTKHKKAIVDAKRGKMFAKLVKNVEVAARMGGGDPTGNPTLYDAIQKAKKSSVPNDNIDRAVKRGSGAETGGADYQTIMYEGYGPSGVAMLIECLTDNKNRAAMEVRTAMTRNGGSLADPGSVSFLFHRKGVVVVAKDQEGRTVAEDDLLEATLDAGAEDVNDLGESFEVVSEATDLVAVRTALQAAGIDYDSAEAQFVPDMQVALDKDGAAKMFRLVDVLEDLDDVQNLYANFDVPDVVMAELEDSED; translated from the coding sequence ATGTCTGGACACTCCAAGTGGGCGACCACCAAGCACAAGAAGGCGATCGTCGACGCCAAGCGCGGCAAGATGTTCGCCAAGCTCGTCAAGAACGTCGAGGTCGCGGCCCGGATGGGCGGCGGTGACCCCACCGGCAACCCCACGCTCTACGACGCGATCCAGAAGGCCAAGAAGTCCTCGGTCCCCAACGACAACATCGACCGCGCGGTCAAGCGCGGCTCCGGCGCCGAGACCGGCGGCGCCGATTACCAGACGATCATGTACGAGGGCTACGGCCCCAGCGGCGTCGCGATGCTCATCGAGTGCCTCACCGACAACAAGAACCGGGCCGCTATGGAGGTCCGCACCGCGATGACCCGCAACGGCGGCTCGCTGGCCGACCCGGGCTCGGTCTCGTTCCTCTTCCACCGCAAGGGCGTCGTCGTGGTGGCCAAGGACCAGGAGGGCCGCACCGTCGCCGAGGACGACCTGCTCGAGGCCACCCTCGACGCCGGCGCCGAGGACGTCAACGACCTGGGGGAGTCCTTCGAGGTCGTCTCCGAGGCCACCGACCTGGTCGCCGTGCGCACCGCCCTGCAGGCCGCCGGCATCGACTACGACTCCGCCGAGGCGCAGTTCGTGCCCGACATGCAGGTGGCCCTCGACAAGGACGGCGCCGCCAAGATGTTCCGCCTCGTCGACGTCCTCGAGGACCTCGACGACGTGCAGAACCTCTACGCCAACTTCGACGTCCCCGACGTCGTGATGGCCGAGCTCGAGGACTCCGAGGACTGA
- a CDS encoding N(5)-(carboxyethyl)ornithine synthase — translation MAGSAKENELRLPLHPMLIAGLDADLRERITLETGYGERFGVPDTELVDLVAALAPRAEILATSDVVLLPKPQIADVRALRPGGVLWGWPHCVQDPELTQVAIDRGLTLIAFEAMNHWTRTGGVGLHVFHKNNELAGYCSVVHALRLVGRTGLYGRRLSATVIGFGATARGAVTALNALGVHDVTVLTSRDVAAVGSPIHSVQIRHLDPDGQDPSLGVITERGREPLADFLAERDITVNCTLQDPAAPWMYLTESDLGAFRRGSVVVDVSCDEGMGFDWARPTSFESPTFEVGDHVTYYAVDHSPSYLWESATWENSQALTPFLRTVLSGPDGWDADETISRAIEIRDGQVVNPAILAFQDRSPAHPHRVLATA, via the coding sequence GTGGCCGGTTCGGCCAAGGAGAACGAGCTCCGCCTGCCCCTGCACCCGATGCTCATCGCCGGGCTCGACGCAGACCTGCGCGAGCGCATCACGCTGGAGACCGGGTACGGCGAGCGCTTCGGCGTCCCCGACACCGAGCTCGTCGACCTCGTGGCCGCCCTGGCACCTCGGGCGGAGATCCTGGCCACGTCCGACGTGGTGCTGCTGCCCAAGCCGCAGATCGCCGACGTGCGCGCGCTGCGCCCCGGAGGCGTGCTGTGGGGCTGGCCCCACTGCGTGCAGGACCCGGAGCTGACGCAGGTGGCCATCGACCGCGGCCTCACCCTCATCGCCTTCGAGGCCATGAACCACTGGACCCGCACCGGGGGCGTGGGGCTGCACGTCTTCCACAAGAACAACGAGCTCGCGGGCTACTGCTCCGTGGTCCACGCCCTCCGGCTGGTCGGGCGCACCGGCCTCTACGGACGCCGCCTGTCGGCCACGGTCATCGGCTTCGGGGCGACCGCCCGGGGCGCGGTCACCGCCCTGAACGCGCTCGGGGTGCACGACGTGACGGTGCTGACGAGCCGGGACGTCGCAGCGGTGGGGTCCCCGATCCACTCCGTCCAGATCCGTCACCTCGACCCGGACGGTCAGGACCCGTCGTTGGGCGTGATCACCGAGAGGGGTCGCGAACCGCTGGCGGACTTCCTGGCCGAGCGGGACATCACGGTCAACTGCACCCTGCAGGACCCCGCAGCGCCGTGGATGTACCTGACGGAGTCGGACCTGGGCGCCTTCCGCCGCGGCAGCGTCGTCGTCGACGTCTCCTGCGACGAGGGCATGGGGTTCGACTGGGCGCGGCCGACGAGCTTCGAGTCGCCCACGTTCGAGGTCGGCGACCACGTCACCTACTACGCGGTCGACCACAGCCCGTCCTACCTGTGGGAGTCGGCGACCTGGGAGAACAGCCAGGCGCTCACCCCGTTCCTGCGCACGGTGCTCTCGGGGCCCGACGGGTGGGACGCGGACGAGACCATCTCGCGAGCCATCGAGATCCGGGACGGCCAGGTGGTGAACCCGGCCATCCTCGCCTTCCAGGACCGCTCCCCGGCCCACCCGCACCGGGTGCTCGCGACCGCCTGA
- a CDS encoding TetR/AcrR family transcriptional regulator has protein sequence MADDPTSRPDGRQARWDRHNQERRQRILDAALSVVEAGEPGAEVHVQQIADEAGLSRTVVYRHFADRADLDRAVQAEIVDALYAQLLPEVTLEGTIPQIVERIVATYVSWAVAHPALHRLAEQDSSTNGPGPLTHGIERIALAVSELITTALELLDVELDEEVRPAVDPLVFGLVGAVFSAVRRWMAREEREPSAELMVSLVTDSVWYLVKGHARMLGVHLEHDQEIQALLAQPRAARRG, from the coding sequence ATGGCGGACGACCCGACGTCGCGCCCCGACGGCCGCCAGGCCCGCTGGGACCGGCACAACCAGGAGCGCCGCCAGCGCATCCTCGACGCAGCGCTGAGCGTCGTCGAGGCCGGTGAGCCGGGCGCCGAGGTGCACGTGCAGCAGATCGCCGACGAGGCGGGGCTGAGCCGCACCGTGGTCTACCGCCACTTCGCCGACCGCGCCGACCTCGACCGGGCCGTGCAGGCCGAGATCGTCGACGCGCTCTACGCCCAGCTGCTGCCCGAGGTGACCCTCGAGGGCACCATCCCGCAGATCGTCGAGCGGATCGTGGCGACGTACGTCAGCTGGGCGGTCGCCCACCCCGCGCTGCACCGCCTGGCCGAGCAGGACTCCTCGACCAACGGCCCGGGCCCCCTGACCCACGGCATCGAGCGGATCGCGCTGGCGGTCTCCGAGCTGATCACCACCGCGCTCGAGCTGCTCGACGTCGAGCTCGACGAGGAGGTCCGGCCCGCGGTCGACCCGCTGGTCTTCGGTCTCGTCGGCGCGGTCTTCAGCGCCGTACGTCGCTGGATGGCGCGCGAGGAGCGGGAGCCGTCGGCCGAGCTCATGGTCTCCCTGGTCACCGACTCGGTCTGGTACCTGGTCAAGGGGCACGCGCGCATGCTCGGGGTGCACCTCGAGCACGACCAGGAGATCCAGGCGCTGCTCGCACAGCCGCGGGCGGCGCGCCGGGGCTGA
- the ruvA gene encoding Holliday junction branch migration protein RuvA — protein MIAYVRGPVAAVTLNSAVLEVGGVGLELMCTPGTLATLSPKIGTGQQATLPTSMVVREESLTLFGFLDDDEKACFELLQTASGVGPKLAQAMLAVLAPDDLRRAVGAEDVKTLTRVPGIGQKGAQRIILELKDRLGAPVGTRGTAAPAASAEPWRDQVHQGLVGLGWSAKDADRAVDEVAPEAGQSPDVATLLRSALRMLSKA, from the coding sequence GTGATCGCCTACGTCCGAGGCCCCGTGGCCGCGGTGACCCTCAACAGCGCCGTGCTCGAGGTCGGCGGCGTCGGCCTCGAGCTGATGTGCACCCCCGGCACCCTGGCCACGCTCTCGCCCAAGATCGGCACCGGCCAGCAGGCCACCCTGCCGACCTCGATGGTGGTGCGCGAGGAGTCGCTGACCCTCTTCGGCTTCCTCGACGACGACGAGAAGGCCTGCTTCGAGCTGCTGCAGACCGCCTCCGGGGTGGGGCCCAAGCTGGCGCAGGCGATGCTCGCGGTGCTCGCCCCCGACGACCTGCGCCGCGCCGTGGGCGCCGAGGACGTCAAGACCCTGACCCGGGTGCCCGGCATCGGCCAGAAGGGCGCCCAGCGGATCATCCTCGAGCTCAAGGACCGCCTCGGTGCGCCGGTCGGCACTCGCGGGACCGCGGCCCCGGCGGCCAGCGCCGAGCCCTGGCGCGACCAGGTCCACCAGGGCCTCGTCGGGCTCGGCTGGTCGGCCAAGGACGCCGACCGCGCGGTCGACGAGGTGGCGCCCGAGGCGGGGCAGAGCCCCGACGTCGCGACCCTGCTGCGCTCGGCCCTGCGCATGCTCTCGAAGGCCTGA
- a CDS encoding HIT family protein, giving the protein MTDETLRQDGIGHPDDLDRLWTPHRMAYIRGENKPADGSSGECPFCRVPRLDDAEGLVVRRGELAFVLLNLYPYAPGHLMVCPYRHIADYTETTDEEAAEIADLTRAAMRTVRATSGAGGFNIGMNQGHVAGAGIAAHLHQHVVPRWPGDQNFMPIIGRTKTLPELLGQTRDLLAQAWA; this is encoded by the coding sequence GTGACTGACGAGACCCTGCGCCAGGACGGCATCGGCCACCCCGACGACCTCGACCGGCTGTGGACCCCGCACCGGATGGCCTACATCCGTGGCGAGAACAAGCCGGCCGACGGCTCGTCGGGGGAGTGCCCCTTCTGCCGGGTGCCACGTCTCGACGACGCCGAGGGCCTGGTGGTCCGGCGCGGCGAGCTGGCGTTCGTGCTGCTCAACCTCTACCCCTACGCGCCCGGGCACCTCATGGTCTGCCCCTACCGCCACATCGCCGACTACACCGAGACCACCGACGAGGAGGCCGCCGAGATCGCCGACCTGACGCGCGCGGCGATGCGCACCGTGCGTGCCACGTCGGGCGCCGGCGGCTTCAACATCGGGATGAACCAGGGCCACGTCGCGGGCGCCGGCATCGCCGCCCACCTGCACCAGCACGTCGTACCGCGCTGGCCCGGGGACCAGAACTTCATGCCGATCATCGGGCGCACCAAGACGCTGCCCGAGCTGCTGGGCCAGACCCGTGACCTGCTGGCGCAGGCCTGGGCCTGA
- the pgsA gene encoding phosphatidylinositol phosphate synthase has translation MLDRFKGFWQGVVLAPFVTLFIRLGISPDAVTLVGTLGVAAGALIFFPQGELLIGVLFITAFVFSDLVDGQMARRLGRSSKFGAFWDSTLDRIGDGAVFGGLVLYFAGPGDSMLYLSLSLYCVVMGSVTSYARARAESLGMDAKGGIAERADRLVLILVATGLGAIFGVPVLMYAALWILAVANTATVVYRVDKVRKQAVAADAAAGAQGPTQNRSAG, from the coding sequence ATGTTGGACAGGTTCAAAGGCTTTTGGCAGGGCGTCGTGCTCGCCCCCTTCGTCACGCTCTTCATCAGGCTGGGCATCAGCCCCGACGCGGTGACCCTCGTCGGCACCCTCGGGGTGGCCGCGGGCGCGCTCATCTTCTTCCCCCAGGGCGAGCTGCTGATCGGTGTCCTCTTCATCACCGCCTTCGTCTTCAGCGACCTCGTCGACGGCCAGATGGCACGCCGGCTGGGCCGCTCCTCGAAGTTCGGCGCGTTCTGGGACTCCACGCTCGACCGGATCGGCGACGGCGCCGTCTTCGGCGGCCTGGTCCTCTACTTCGCCGGCCCCGGCGACTCGATGCTCTACCTCTCGCTGTCGCTCTACTGCGTGGTGATGGGCTCGGTCACCTCCTACGCCCGGGCCCGCGCCGAGTCGCTGGGCATGGACGCCAAGGGCGGGATCGCCGAGCGCGCCGACCGGCTGGTGCTGATCCTGGTCGCCACCGGCCTGGGTGCGATCTTCGGCGTGCCGGTGCTGATGTACGCCGCCCTGTGGATCCTCGCCGTGGCCAACACCGCGACCGTGGTCTACCGGGTCGACAAGGTGCGCAAGCAGGCCGTGGCGGCCGACGCCGCCGCGGGTGCCCAGGGCCCGACGCAGAATCGGTCGGCTGGGTAA
- a CDS encoding AurF N-oxygenase family protein, which translates to MTVLRSDATPTYEQRLRTLSEASVHQHFDAFLDIDWDAPENTVDPEDPRWVLPSHDVMGRTEWYRSLPLEHQVRIGLYHQARITKVGLQFEQILISGLMNYAFSRPNGSAEFRYATHEATEECHHTQMFQEFVNRTGVDARGGSRFFRAMAPVLPLAARWVPFGFFFGVLAGEEPIDHVQKSVLRAGDDMHPLLRRIMQIHVAEEARHIGFAHQYLQHNAERLSRVERGVISVAVPVLMKWLCNEILVPSRSVRRELAIPDDVAAEVYWDSPESQKFLRDLFGDVRMLADETGMRRNRVARWLWRRMDIDGRPSRFRGEPASAAA; encoded by the coding sequence ATGACCGTTCTCCGAAGCGACGCCACCCCCACCTACGAGCAGCGGCTGCGCACCCTCTCCGAGGCCTCGGTCCACCAGCACTTCGACGCCTTCCTCGACATCGACTGGGACGCCCCCGAGAACACCGTCGACCCCGAGGACCCCCGCTGGGTGCTGCCCAGCCACGACGTGATGGGGCGCACCGAGTGGTACCGCTCGCTGCCGCTGGAGCACCAGGTGCGGATCGGGCTCTACCACCAGGCCCGGATCACCAAGGTCGGCCTGCAGTTCGAGCAGATCCTCATCAGCGGCCTGATGAACTACGCCTTCAGCCGCCCCAACGGCTCCGCGGAGTTCCGCTACGCGACCCACGAGGCGACCGAGGAGTGCCACCACACGCAGATGTTCCAGGAGTTCGTGAACCGCACCGGCGTGGACGCGCGGGGCGGCTCCCGGTTCTTCCGGGCGATGGCGCCCGTCCTGCCGCTCGCCGCGCGCTGGGTGCCCTTCGGCTTCTTCTTCGGGGTGCTGGCCGGCGAGGAGCCGATCGACCACGTGCAGAAGTCGGTGCTGCGCGCCGGCGACGACATGCACCCGCTGCTGCGCCGCATCATGCAGATCCACGTCGCCGAGGAGGCCCGCCACATCGGCTTCGCCCACCAGTACCTCCAGCACAACGCCGAGCGCCTCTCCCGCGTCGAGCGGGGGGTCATCTCGGTCGCGGTGCCCGTGCTGATGAAGTGGCTGTGCAACGAGATCCTCGTGCCGAGCCGCAGCGTGCGCCGCGAGCTGGCGATCCCCGACGACGTGGCCGCGGAGGTCTACTGGGACTCCCCGGAGTCGCAGAAGTTCCTGCGCGACCTCTTCGGCGACGTGCGGATGCTCGCCGACGAGACCGGGATGCGCCGCAACCGGGTCGCCCGCTGGCTGTGGCGGCGCATGGACATCGACGGCCGCCCCTCGCGCTTCCGCGGCGAGCCTGCCTCCGCCGCGGCCTGA
- the pdxS gene encoding pyridoxal 5'-phosphate synthase lyase subunit PdxS, giving the protein MTQTPQQPTSDQPTTGTDRVKRGMAEMLKGGVIMDVVTAEQAKIAEDAGAVAVMALERVPADIRAQGGVSRASDPDMIDSIIEAVSIPVMAKARIGHFVEAQVLQSLGVDYVDESEVLTPADYANHIDKWQFTVPFVCGATNLGEALRRITEGAAMIRSKGEAGTGDVSNAVTHMRTILGEIRRLSAMSKDELYVAAKELQAPYELVAEVAERGSLPVVLFTAGGIATPADAAMMMQLGADGVFVGSGIFKSGNPAQRAEAIVKATTFHDDPAMVAKVSRGLGEAMVGLNVDEIPAPHRLSERGW; this is encoded by the coding sequence ATGACGCAGACGCCCCAGCAGCCCACCAGCGACCAGCCCACGACCGGCACCGACCGGGTCAAGCGCGGCATGGCCGAGATGCTGAAGGGCGGCGTGATCATGGACGTCGTGACCGCCGAGCAGGCGAAGATCGCCGAGGACGCCGGAGCCGTCGCGGTGATGGCCCTCGAGCGCGTGCCCGCCGACATCCGGGCCCAGGGCGGCGTCTCGCGCGCCTCCGACCCCGACATGATCGACTCGATCATCGAGGCCGTCTCGATCCCGGTCATGGCCAAGGCCCGCATCGGCCACTTCGTCGAGGCGCAGGTGCTGCAGAGCCTCGGTGTCGACTACGTCGACGAGTCCGAGGTGCTCACCCCGGCCGACTACGCCAACCACATCGACAAGTGGCAGTTCACCGTGCCCTTCGTCTGCGGTGCGACCAACCTCGGCGAGGCGCTGCGCCGCATCACCGAGGGCGCGGCGATGATCCGCTCCAAGGGCGAGGCCGGCACCGGCGACGTGTCCAACGCCGTCACCCACATGCGCACCATCCTCGGCGAGATCCGCCGGCTCTCGGCGATGTCGAAGGACGAGCTCTACGTCGCCGCCAAGGAGCTGCAGGCGCCGTACGAGCTGGTGGCCGAGGTCGCCGAGCGCGGCAGCCTGCCCGTCGTCCTCTTCACCGCCGGCGGCATCGCCACCCCCGCGGACGCCGCGATGATGATGCAGCTCGGCGCCGACGGCGTCTTCGTCGGCTCGGGCATCTTCAAGTCGGGCAACCCCGCCCAGCGCGCCGAGGCGATCGTCAAGGCCACCACCTTCCACGACGACCCGGCGATGGTCGCCAAGGTCTCGCGCGGCCTGGGCGAGGCGATGGTCGGCCTCAACGTCGACGAGATCCCCGCTCCGCACCGCCTCTCCGAGCGCGGCTGGTGA
- the ruvC gene encoding crossover junction endodeoxyribonuclease RuvC — MGIDPGLTRCGMGVVDGSVGRPLSLVDVNVLRTSSDLPVAQRLVTIEKGVEAWIEEHRPDAVAVERVFARSDVSTVMGTAQASGIAMVVAARRGLPIALHTPSEVKAAVSGSGRATKQQVGAMVTRILRLDAPPKPADAADALALAITHIWRGGAQARLEQAVARQTRAVPARAVPARAVPRRTP; from the coding sequence CTGGGGATCGACCCCGGGCTGACCCGCTGCGGGATGGGCGTGGTCGACGGCTCGGTCGGGCGTCCGCTGAGCCTGGTCGACGTCAACGTGCTGCGCACCAGCAGCGACCTGCCGGTGGCCCAGCGGCTGGTGACCATCGAGAAGGGTGTCGAGGCCTGGATCGAGGAGCACCGGCCCGACGCGGTGGCCGTCGAGCGGGTCTTCGCCCGCTCCGACGTCTCGACCGTGATGGGCACCGCCCAGGCCAGCGGCATCGCCATGGTGGTCGCCGCACGCCGGGGGCTGCCGATCGCGCTGCACACCCCCAGCGAGGTCAAGGCCGCCGTCTCCGGCAGCGGCCGGGCCACCAAGCAGCAGGTGGGGGCGATGGTGACCCGCATCCTGCGCCTCGACGCCCCGCCCAAGCCCGCCGACGCCGCCGATGCGCTGGCGCTGGCCATCACCCACATCTGGCGCGGCGGCGCCCAGGCCCGCCTCGAGCAGGCCGTGGCCCGCCAGACCCGAGCCGTCCCTGCCCGCGCCGTCCCCGCCCGCGCCGTCCCCAGGAGGACCCCGTGA
- the pdxT gene encoding pyridoxal 5'-phosphate synthase glutaminase subunit PdxT, with translation MPAANPPTIGVLALQGDVREHVAALELLGCATLRVRRPEELAACDALVLPGGESTTMARLARTFGLMEPLREAVAAGLPVLGTCAGMILLADRVVDGAEGQETLGGIDMTVRRNAFGRQVASFEGPVEMAGLDEPVHGVFIRAPWVEEVGPGVEVLARVDHGEAAGRIVAVREGHLMATSFHPEVGGDSRVHQLLVDLVRPRSRAE, from the coding sequence GTGCCCGCTGCGAACCCACCCACGATCGGCGTCCTGGCCCTCCAGGGCGACGTGCGCGAGCACGTCGCCGCTCTCGAGCTGCTCGGCTGCGCGACGCTGCGCGTACGCCGCCCCGAGGAGCTCGCGGCCTGCGACGCCCTGGTGCTGCCCGGGGGCGAGAGCACCACGATGGCGCGGCTGGCCCGCACCTTCGGGCTCATGGAGCCGCTGCGCGAGGCGGTCGCCGCCGGGCTGCCGGTGCTCGGCACCTGCGCCGGGATGATCCTGCTCGCCGACCGGGTCGTCGACGGCGCGGAGGGCCAGGAGACCCTCGGCGGCATCGACATGACGGTGCGGCGCAACGCCTTCGGGCGCCAGGTCGCCTCCTTCGAGGGACCGGTCGAGATGGCCGGGCTCGACGAGCCGGTGCACGGCGTCTTCATCCGCGCCCCCTGGGTCGAGGAGGTCGGCCCCGGGGTCGAGGTGCTCGCCCGTGTCGACCACGGCGAGGCCGCAGGTAGGATCGTCGCGGTCCGTGAGGGCCACCTGATGGCGACGTCGTTCCACCCCGAGGTGGGGGGCGACTCCCGGGTCCACCAGCTGCTCGTGGACCTGGTGCGGCCACGCAGCAGAGCCGAGTAG
- a CDS encoding FAD-dependent oxidoreductase, with protein sequence MPYVVTRSCCADASCVVACPVNCIHPAPGEPGFATAEMLYVDPDGCVDCGACATACPVDAIKPHTALGDDELAYLDINAGYFDVFPHPDRTPVAVVPPQRRLRQPRPVRVAVVGAGPAGLYAADELLKHPEVSVDVLERLPTPYGLVRAGVAPDHQDTKRAQQLFAQIETERGFRYRLGVDVGRDVSAAELQERYDAVVWSVGAATDRSLGLPGEQLPGSLSATELVGWYNGHPDHQDHAVDLSATGARAVVVGNGNVALDVARVLTTDPDVLRTTDVAGLAWAALAGSAVREVVVLGRRSAAHAAYTLPELLGLAALAEAGRLNVVVDDGGAGLGDDRRAEVLARLAAREPDPSLRTVVLRFCAAPVRLLGEERVTGLEVVRTDADARPTGQSEVVATGLVLRSIGYRCEPVPGLPFDETSGTVPHDGGRVVPGTYVAGWLKRGPSGFIGTNKTCSAETVASLLDDLDAGLVPPPAVDAEGPDGLSALLAARGVVELDRDDWRAIDAEERRRGAATGRVRAKIVEREELLRVALEARGADGYAPARKAGDGERGARWRTTRRRAPTAARPAGTGTTRSAASASSTQR encoded by the coding sequence GTGCCCTACGTCGTCACCCGCTCCTGCTGCGCCGACGCCTCGTGCGTGGTGGCGTGCCCGGTCAACTGCATCCACCCGGCGCCGGGGGAGCCCGGCTTCGCGACCGCCGAGATGCTGTACGTCGACCCCGACGGGTGTGTCGACTGCGGAGCGTGCGCCACGGCCTGCCCGGTCGACGCGATCAAGCCGCACACCGCGCTCGGTGACGACGAGCTGGCCTACCTCGACATCAACGCCGGCTACTTCGACGTCTTCCCGCACCCCGACCGCACCCCCGTGGCGGTGGTGCCGCCGCAGCGACGCCTGCGCCAGCCGCGCCCCGTGCGGGTCGCGGTGGTCGGGGCCGGCCCCGCCGGTCTGTACGCCGCCGACGAGCTGCTCAAGCACCCCGAAGTCAGCGTCGACGTGCTCGAGCGGCTGCCGACGCCGTACGGCCTGGTGCGCGCCGGCGTGGCGCCGGACCACCAGGACACCAAGCGGGCCCAGCAGCTGTTCGCGCAGATCGAGACCGAGCGGGGCTTCCGCTACCGCCTGGGCGTCGACGTCGGGCGCGACGTGAGCGCGGCCGAGCTGCAGGAGCGCTACGACGCCGTGGTGTGGAGCGTCGGGGCGGCGACCGACCGGTCCCTGGGCCTGCCGGGGGAGCAGCTGCCGGGCTCGCTCTCGGCGACCGAGCTCGTGGGTTGGTACAACGGGCACCCCGACCACCAGGACCACGCCGTCGACCTGTCGGCCACGGGCGCCCGCGCGGTCGTCGTCGGCAACGGCAACGTTGCCCTCGACGTGGCCCGGGTGCTCACCACCGACCCCGACGTGCTGCGCACCACCGACGTCGCCGGTCTGGCCTGGGCCGCGCTGGCCGGCAGCGCGGTGCGCGAGGTCGTGGTGCTGGGCCGCCGCAGCGCCGCCCACGCGGCGTACACCCTGCCCGAGCTGCTGGGCCTGGCCGCGCTGGCCGAGGCGGGCCGCCTGAACGTCGTGGTCGACGACGGGGGAGCCGGGCTGGGCGACGACCGGCGGGCCGAGGTGCTCGCGCGCCTGGCCGCGCGGGAGCCCGACCCGTCGCTGCGCACCGTCGTGCTGCGCTTCTGCGCCGCCCCCGTGCGGCTGCTTGGCGAGGAGCGGGTCACCGGCCTCGAGGTGGTGCGCACCGACGCCGACGCGCGCCCGACCGGGCAGAGCGAGGTGGTCGCGACCGGGCTGGTGCTGCGCTCGATCGGCTACCGCTGCGAGCCGGTGCCGGGCCTGCCGTTCGACGAGACCAGCGGCACCGTGCCCCACGACGGCGGCCGGGTCGTCCCCGGCACCTACGTCGCCGGCTGGCTCAAGCGCGGTCCCTCCGGCTTCATCGGCACCAACAAGACTTGCTCGGCCGAGACCGTCGCGTCGCTGCTCGACGACCTCGACGCCGGGCTCGTCCCCCCGCCCGCCGTCGACGCCGAGGGGCCCGACGGCCTGTCCGCCCTGCTCGCCGCGCGCGGGGTGGTCGAGCTCGACCGGGACGACTGGCGCGCCATCGACGCCGAGGAGCGGCGCCGCGGTGCCGCGACCGGGAGGGTGCGCGCCAAGATCGTCGAGCGCGAGGAGCTGCTGCGCGTCGCCCTCGAGGCCCGCGGTGCCGACGGGTACGCTCCGGCCCGGAAGGCGGGCGACGGCGAGAGGGGGGCACGATGGCGGACGACCCGACGTCGCGCCCCGACGGCCGCCAGGCCCGCTGGGACCGGCACAACCAGGAGCGCCGCCAGCGCATCCTCGACGCAGCGCTGA